Genomic DNA from Hordeum vulgare subsp. vulgare chromosome 2H, MorexV3_pseudomolecules_assembly, whole genome shotgun sequence:
CTGTCGATGGCCTGCAGCAGCACGGCCGGCCGAGATGACGACGACAAAACACACCACCACTTGGTGCAGCGCACACGTCACGTACTCCACTGAACCGGACCTATATCATCACCTCGCACCTGGCAAGTTAGCGTGGTGCCTTTGATCAGTCCATCCCATCTCACCACCGTTCACTGCCACAATGGCTTCCGAGGGCTTCGCCGCGCCCGTCGTCGTGGACGACTGCCGGGGCGTGCTGTTGGTGTACAGCGACGGGGCCATAGTGCGCGGGGACGCGCCGGGCTTCGCCACGCCGGTGCGGGACGACGGCACTGTGGAGTGGAAGGACGCCGAGTTCGACGCGCCCCGCGGGCTGGGACTCCGGCTATACAGGCCGTGCCAGCGGAACCAGCTCCTGCCGGTGTTCTTTTACTACCACGGCGGCGGCTTCTGCATCGGCTCGCGCACCTGGCCCAACTGCCAGAACTACTGCCTCCGCCTCGCCGCCGAGCTCGACGCCGTCGTGGTCGCCCCGGACTACCGCCTCGCCCCCGAGAACCGCCTCCCCGCGGCCATCGACGACGGCGCCGCGGCTCTCCTCTGGCTGGCCTCGCAGGCCTGCCCCGCCGGCGACACATGGCTGACCGAGGCCGCCGACTTCACTCGGGTGTTTATCTCCGGCGACTCCGCGGGGGGCACCATCGCCCACCACCTGGCCGTGCGTTTCGGCTCCGCGGCCGGGCGCTCTGAGCTGGGCAACGTCCGCGTCAGGGGCTACGTCCAACTCATGCCCTTCTTCGGCGGCACGGAACGGACGAGGTCCGAGGCGGAGTGCCCCGACGACGCGTTCCTCAACCGCCCGCTCAATGACCGCTACTGGCGCCTCTCGCTGCCTCCCGGCGCCACGGTCGACCACCCGGTCTCCAACCCGTTCGGACCGGACAGCCCGGcgctggaggcggtggagctggcccCGACGCTCGTGGTGGTCGGGGGCCGCGACATCCTCCGTGACAGGGCCGTGGACTACGCGGCCAGGCTGCGGGCGATGGGGAAGCCGGTGGGGGTGAGGGAGTTCGAGGGGCAGCAGCACGGCTTCTTCACCATCGACCCATGGTCCGCCTCGTCCGCGGAGCTCATGCGCGCGCTCAAGCGCTTCATAGACACCGACGGACACTTCGACTAGACCCGTTCCATcgcctccaccattttcctcaacTCGTCAATGTGACATTGTGTCTTTCTGCTCCTTTTGCGTTGCCATGGGATACtctagattttttttttttttttgggatATGGGATACTCTAGAATCTGTTTCGTCCTGTCGTCGTTTGCCTCGGGATCACAATGTAAGAGCATCTTTGctaaaatctttacctaataataataaagagacTATCGTTTTCGTTGAAAAACCCACCGagatgattttacaaaaaaactcTTATtggttatgacattaaactcgtagtatacattaaatattttttttaaatactcatatcttttaaaccgtaacttcaaatttaacatattatacatggaatttgattagaaaaatatgtagaattcaaatatgatattattttatctgttaaatgtttaataaaaatactatctagggtgcaatcttaataaataagtcattattcgtctttctttcataccggtactcatccgggttgggaatgaacacgtcaacaaaatcagaattagagatgaaactaaaggtcacttgactgattctttgtacgtattaaagctacatgcaagccgtgttaaaatagaagccctgtaaaatatgatattattttatctgttaaacgtttaataaaaatactatctagggtgcaatcttaataaataagtcattattcgtctttctttcatactggtactcatccgggttgggaatgaacacgtcaacaaaatcaggattcgagatgaaactgaaggtcacttga
This window encodes:
- the LOC123430354 gene encoding probable carboxylesterase 15; the encoded protein is MASEGFAAPVVVDDCRGVLLVYSDGAIVRGDAPGFATPVRDDGTVEWKDAEFDAPRGLGLRLYRPCQRNQLLPVFFYYHGGGFCIGSRTWPNCQNYCLRLAAELDAVVVAPDYRLAPENRLPAAIDDGAAALLWLASQACPAGDTWLTEAADFTRVFISGDSAGGTIAHHLAVRFGSAAGRSELGNVRVRGYVQLMPFFGGTERTRSEAECPDDAFLNRPLNDRYWRLSLPPGATVDHPVSNPFGPDSPALEAVELAPTLVVVGGRDILRDRAVDYAARLRAMGKPVGVREFEGQQHGFFTIDPWSASSAELMRALKRFIDTDGHFD